Proteins from a single region of Haloterrigena alkaliphila:
- a CDS encoding ferritin-like domain-containing protein — MTTDEITDLLTEAYNDELETVMNYLSNAIVLDGIHAEEVKESLEEDIQEELDHARLLGERLKQLDEAPPGSEQFEAKQHSLQPPEDTTDVQSVIEGVLEAEEGAIETYRSLVDAADEANDPVTEDVAVTILTDEEAHHTEFRGFQKEFPMD, encoded by the coding sequence ATGACGACCGACGAGATTACGGACCTCCTGACGGAGGCCTACAACGACGAACTCGAGACCGTAATGAACTACCTCTCGAACGCGATCGTCCTCGACGGCATCCACGCCGAGGAGGTCAAGGAGAGCCTCGAGGAGGACATCCAGGAGGAACTCGACCACGCGCGGCTGCTCGGGGAGCGCCTGAAGCAACTCGACGAGGCGCCGCCCGGCTCCGAGCAGTTCGAGGCCAAACAGCACAGCCTCCAGCCCCCCGAAGACACCACCGACGTCCAGTCGGTCATCGAGGGCGTCCTCGAGGCCGAAGAGGGCGCGATCGAGACCTACCGATCGCTGGTCGACGCCGCCGACGAGGCGAACGACCCCGTCACGGAGGACGTGGCGGTGACGATCCTCACCGACGAGGAGGCCCACCACACCGAGTTCCGCGGGTTCCAGAAGGAGTTCCCCATGGACTGA
- a CDS encoding DUF5779 family protein — MSDFDLDLRTVEEHIDDELEIEGSIVLGTLDGTTPDGEWLEAISKGNVLVLNVEGDVNELAAGFARDIKESGGNLVHFRGFLLVTPPGVDVSTDRL; from the coding sequence ATGAGCGACTTCGACCTCGACCTTCGAACCGTCGAGGAACACATCGACGACGAACTCGAGATCGAGGGGAGCATCGTGCTCGGCACCCTCGACGGAACGACGCCCGACGGCGAGTGGCTCGAGGCCATCTCGAAGGGAAACGTCCTCGTCCTCAACGTCGAGGGCGACGTCAACGAACTGGCGGCCGGGTTCGCCCGCGACATCAAGGAATCGGGGGGTAACCTCGTCCACTTCCGGGGCTTCCTGCTCGTGACGCCGCCGGGCGTCGACGTGAGTACGGATCGACTGTAG
- a CDS encoding ferritin-like domain-containing protein: MSIDSTEDLFVSGLKHAYYTEQRLLDALEELEQSSSSEELKSGFAEHREETETQVERIEQVFDQLDAEPEAEEDPIVEAMIQAHEEFMDQDPSDEAIDRFNIAAGQKSEHYEIATYGNLIPMADQLGMDDVADTLEETLREEQDELETLSEKGEQFDYGELEASD; this comes from the coding sequence ATGAGCATCGACTCAACCGAAGACCTCTTCGTATCCGGACTCAAGCACGCGTATTACACCGAACAACGACTCCTCGACGCCCTCGAGGAACTCGAGCAGAGCTCCTCGAGCGAGGAGCTCAAGAGCGGCTTCGCCGAGCACCGCGAGGAGACGGAGACCCAGGTCGAGCGCATCGAGCAGGTGTTCGACCAGCTCGACGCCGAGCCCGAAGCGGAGGAAGACCCCATCGTGGAGGCGATGATCCAGGCCCACGAGGAGTTCATGGATCAGGACCCCAGCGACGAGGCCATCGATCGGTTCAACATCGCGGCCGGCCAGAAGTCCGAACACTACGAGATCGCCACCTACGGCAACCTCATCCCGATGGCCGATCAGCTCGGGATGGACGACGTCGCAGACACGTTAGAGGAGACGCTGCGCGAGGAGCAGGACGAACTCGAGACGCTCTCGGAGAAGGGCGAGCAGTTCGACTACGGCGAACTCGAGGCCTCGGACTAG
- a CDS encoding VOC family protein translates to MLTGLSWLALEVKYLEPARSFYEETLALSLRERRADELAFAAGETDLVLRRPEAVPRGGLHTHYAFSIPDAEYDEWWDRLSADYDLEEVAFGSAKSLYLYDPDGNCVELGQQGVDGPGIDGIFEVVLEVEDLERAEAFYTELGFETVDVGDERKRVRMNGPMALELWEPHLGIADARGGVHVDLGFETSEPTGALEAVSDRVSRVDRVADEEVVVRDPDGHVLTFTT, encoded by the coding sequence ATGCTCACCGGCCTGTCCTGGCTCGCGCTCGAGGTCAAGTACCTCGAGCCGGCGCGGTCGTTCTACGAGGAGACGCTGGCGCTGTCCCTGCGCGAGCGGCGGGCGGACGAACTCGCGTTCGCCGCGGGCGAGACGGATCTCGTCCTCCGGCGACCCGAGGCCGTCCCGCGGGGCGGACTGCACACCCACTACGCGTTCTCGATCCCCGACGCGGAGTACGACGAGTGGTGGGACCGACTGAGCGCCGACTACGACCTCGAGGAGGTCGCGTTCGGCTCCGCGAAGTCGCTGTACCTGTACGACCCCGACGGCAACTGCGTCGAACTCGGCCAGCAGGGCGTCGACGGCCCCGGCATCGACGGCATCTTCGAGGTCGTCCTCGAGGTCGAGGACCTCGAGCGCGCCGAGGCGTTCTACACCGAACTCGGATTCGAGACGGTCGACGTGGGTGACGAGCGCAAACGAGTTCGGATGAACGGCCCGATGGCGCTGGAACTCTGGGAGCCCCACCTCGGTATCGCGGACGCCCGCGGCGGCGTCCACGTCGATCTGGGGTTCGAGACCAGCGAACCGACCGGCGCGCTCGAGGCGGTCAGCGACCGCGTCAGCCGCGTCGATCGCGTTGCGGACGAGGAGGTCGTCGTCCGCGATCCGGACGGCCACGTCCTGACGTTCACGACGTAG
- a CDS encoding ribbon-helix-helix domain-containing protein → MTEYTTVSIPKDLADRVDETIEGTSFQSTSDLVRFLLRSIVIQHQKEGELTEAEFEEITEQLRGLGYLE, encoded by the coding sequence ATGACCGAGTACACCACGGTTTCGATCCCGAAGGATCTCGCCGACCGCGTCGACGAGACGATCGAGGGAACCAGTTTCCAGAGCACGAGCGATCTCGTGCGGTTTCTGCTCCGCAGCATCGTCATCCAGCACCAGAAGGAGGGCGAACTCACCGAAGCCGAGTTCGAGGAGATCACCGAGCAGTTGCGCGGACTGGGCTACCTCGAGTGA
- the aglJ gene encoding S-layer glycoprotein N-glycosyltransferase AglJ, protein MQDDAVRADAKISGGDGEVIAMSRDTQEIAADEVCVLIPTLDEAATIGDVIDGFHEAGYTNVLVADGDSTDETREIARDRGAHVFVQSGDGKGQAVREALEYVQVPYVLMVDGDGTYDPADAETMLEPLSRGYEHVIGNRFANMDDDAMKSLNGFGNRMINRSFRFIHGADYDDILSGYRAFTVESFDRISIDSDGFTLETELAVECVKHGVDTAVVPVSYTARPEESETNLHPVRDGGTILLALYSLAKTNNPLFYFGSFGIGGIATGGAVASYVLWEWIQYQQGHEIMALVSAAAILLGVQLLMFGVLSDMLLSLHREQRRRLEQIAGRNRERDDDGT, encoded by the coding sequence ATGCAAGATGACGCGGTTCGCGCGGACGCGAAGATCTCCGGCGGCGACGGTGAGGTCATCGCCATGAGCCGCGACACGCAGGAGATCGCAGCCGACGAGGTCTGCGTGCTCATTCCGACCCTCGACGAGGCGGCCACGATCGGCGACGTCATCGACGGCTTTCACGAGGCGGGGTACACCAACGTGCTCGTCGCCGACGGCGACTCGACCGACGAGACCCGCGAGATCGCCCGCGACCGCGGCGCCCACGTCTTCGTCCAGTCCGGCGATGGGAAGGGACAGGCCGTCCGCGAGGCCCTCGAGTACGTCCAGGTTCCCTACGTGCTGATGGTCGACGGCGACGGCACGTACGATCCCGCCGACGCCGAGACGATGCTCGAACCCCTCTCGCGGGGCTACGAGCACGTGATCGGCAACCGATTCGCGAACATGGACGACGACGCCATGAAGTCGCTGAACGGCTTCGGAAACCGGATGATCAACCGCTCGTTCCGGTTCATTCACGGCGCCGACTACGACGACATCCTCTCCGGCTACCGCGCCTTTACGGTCGAGTCGTTCGACCGCATCTCGATCGATTCGGACGGCTTCACGCTCGAGACGGAACTCGCCGTCGAATGCGTCAAACACGGCGTCGACACGGCCGTCGTCCCGGTCAGTTACACCGCCCGGCCCGAGGAGTCCGAGACCAACCTCCACCCGGTCAGAGACGGCGGGACGATTCTGCTCGCGCTGTACTCGCTGGCCAAGACGAACAACCCGCTGTTCTACTTCGGGAGCTTCGGCATCGGCGGCATCGCCACCGGCGGCGCCGTCGCGTCGTACGTCCTCTGGGAGTGGATTCAGTACCAGCAAGGCCACGAGATCATGGCGCTGGTCTCGGCGGCCGCGATCCTGCTCGGCGTCCAGTTGCTCATGTTCGGCGTCCTCTCGGACATGCTCCTCTCCCTGCACCGGGAACAGCGGCGCCGTCTCGAGCAGATCGCCGGCAGAAACCGAGAGCGAGACGACGACGGAACGTAG
- the aglM gene encoding UDP-glucose 6-dehydrogenase AglM, giving the protein MDVSIVGSGYVGTTIAACLADIGHDVVNIEIDEEIVATINAGEAPIHEAGLEERIAEHAGTSLRATTDYDEVRETDVTFLCLPTPQADDGSLDLAIMRAGAESLGRALAEKDGDHLVVVKSTVLPGTTEEVVGPILEDESGRQIGDGLELAMNPEFLRMSTAVADFLEPDKVVIGASSDGAAQTLRELYSPILEGKQTDLVETDIREAELIKYANNAFLASKVSLVNDLGNISKEYGADAYEVLDAVGLDDRISERFMRSGLGWGGSCFPKDVNALRAGAREQGYDPELLDAAVSVNDEQPRRLVALLAEHVPLEGARIAVLGLSFKPGTDDVRKSRALDVIEHLRERGADVVAYDPVAVENVRPDYPEIEYADSADEALAGADGAVVATDWPEFDDLAFDGMARRVLVDGRRIDVDREALEIYEGLTW; this is encoded by the coding sequence ATGGACGTTTCTATCGTCGGCAGCGGCTACGTCGGGACGACGATCGCCGCCTGCCTCGCGGATATCGGCCACGACGTTGTAAACATCGAGATCGACGAGGAGATCGTGGCGACGATCAACGCCGGCGAGGCGCCGATCCACGAGGCGGGCCTCGAGGAGCGCATCGCCGAACACGCGGGCACGAGTCTTCGCGCGACCACGGACTACGACGAGGTCCGCGAGACCGACGTCACCTTCCTCTGTCTCCCGACGCCACAGGCCGACGACGGCAGCCTCGATCTGGCGATCATGCGGGCCGGCGCCGAATCGCTCGGCCGCGCGCTCGCCGAAAAGGACGGCGACCACCTCGTCGTCGTCAAGAGCACGGTTTTGCCCGGGACTACCGAGGAGGTCGTCGGCCCGATCCTCGAGGACGAATCCGGCCGCCAGATCGGCGACGGACTCGAACTCGCGATGAACCCCGAGTTCCTGCGGATGAGCACGGCCGTCGCGGACTTCCTCGAGCCGGACAAGGTCGTGATCGGCGCCTCGAGCGACGGGGCCGCCCAGACGCTGCGCGAGCTTTATTCGCCGATTCTCGAGGGCAAGCAGACGGATCTCGTCGAGACTGATATCCGGGAGGCCGAACTCATCAAGTACGCGAACAACGCCTTCCTCGCGTCGAAGGTCTCGCTGGTCAACGACCTCGGCAACATCTCGAAGGAGTACGGCGCGGACGCCTACGAGGTGCTCGACGCGGTCGGCTTAGACGACCGCATCTCAGAGCGATTCATGCGCTCGGGGCTGGGCTGGGGCGGCTCCTGCTTCCCGAAGGACGTCAACGCCCTGCGGGCCGGCGCCCGGGAACAGGGGTACGACCCCGAACTACTGGACGCGGCCGTCTCGGTCAACGACGAGCAACCCCGCCGGCTCGTCGCCCTGCTCGCCGAGCACGTCCCGCTCGAGGGCGCGCGCATCGCGGTGCTGGGCCTCTCGTTCAAGCCCGGCACCGACGACGTGCGCAAGTCCCGCGCGCTCGACGTGATCGAGCACCTGCGCGAGCGTGGTGCCGACGTCGTCGCCTACGACCCGGTCGCCGTCGAGAACGTCCGCCCGGACTATCCCGAGATCGAGTACGCCGACTCGGCCGACGAGGCGCTCGCGGGCGCCGACGGCGCAGTAGTCGCGACCGACTGGCCCGAGTTCGACGACCTCGCGTTCGACGGGATGGCCCGCCGGGTGCTGGTCGACGGCCGCCGGATCGACGTCGATCGGGAGGCCCTCGAGATCTACGAGGGGCTCACCTGGTAG
- a CDS encoding alpha/beta hydrolase: MTPTRAPEPHPEVTQFLEVYESLDSPSFDEVSAQEAREMLEELRAGGKPAVEVASVEDRTIDGPNGEIPIRIYEPGTTGEDGADDSGAEPASDRPLLLYFHGGGWVVGSVETHDDTCRKLAADSGYPVVSVDYGLAPEHPFPEDLEDCYAALEWAAEAAPDLNADPERLVVAGDSAGGNLAAGVTLLARDEDGPEIAHQLLIYPSTGDVTATDAYEENGEGYFLTTDDMQWFRDHRFERELDQGNVYAMPRRARDLSGLPPATVITAGFDPLRDDGAAYADRLEADGVPVTHYHYDDVIHGFFGMFSDPVNLERAHEAYEDAVRDLRQSLE; the protein is encoded by the coding sequence ATGACACCAACTCGCGCACCCGAACCCCATCCGGAGGTCACGCAGTTCCTCGAGGTCTACGAGTCGCTGGACTCTCCCTCGTTCGACGAGGTGTCGGCCCAGGAGGCCCGCGAGATGCTCGAGGAGTTGCGCGCCGGCGGCAAGCCGGCGGTCGAGGTGGCGTCGGTCGAGGACCGGACGATCGACGGCCCGAACGGCGAGATACCGATCCGGATCTACGAGCCCGGTACTACAGGCGAGGACGGGGCGGACGACAGCGGCGCCGAACCCGCTTCCGACCGGCCGCTCCTCCTCTACTTCCACGGCGGCGGCTGGGTCGTCGGCAGCGTCGAGACCCACGACGACACCTGCCGGAAACTCGCCGCCGACTCCGGTTACCCCGTCGTCAGCGTCGACTACGGCCTCGCGCCCGAACACCCGTTCCCCGAGGACCTCGAGGACTGCTACGCCGCCCTCGAGTGGGCCGCCGAGGCGGCGCCCGACCTGAACGCCGACCCGGAGCGACTCGTCGTCGCCGGCGACAGCGCCGGCGGCAACCTCGCGGCCGGAGTGACGCTGCTCGCTCGCGACGAGGACGGTCCGGAGATCGCCCACCAGTTGCTGATCTACCCCAGCACGGGCGACGTGACCGCGACCGACGCCTACGAGGAGAACGGCGAGGGCTACTTCCTCACCACGGACGACATGCAGTGGTTCCGGGACCACCGCTTCGAGCGCGAGCTCGATCAGGGGAACGTCTACGCGATGCCCCGGCGCGCTCGCGACCTCTCGGGGCTGCCGCCGGCGACGGTGATCACCGCCGGGTTCGACCCGCTGCGGGACGACGGCGCGGCCTACGCCGACCGCCTCGAGGCCGACGGCGTCCCGGTCACCCACTACCACTACGACGACGTGATCCACGGCTTCTTCGGGATGTTTTCCGACCCGGTGAACCTCGAGCGCGCCCACGAGGCCTACGAGGACGCCGTTCGGGATCTGCGGCAATCGCTCGAATGA
- a CDS encoding alpha/beta hydrolase, with product MPPSRAPEPHPEVEPLLELLDSPDAPDLHELPVEEARELLEGMFAAEGDPIAVESVEDRTIDGPGGDLPVRIYQPAGETPRPTILFFHGGGFVLGSVDAYDKTCRKLAAETGYTVASLEYRLAPEHPFPAALEDCYAALEWAADEIETLGGDRGRIVLAGDSAGGNLAAATALRSRDRGGPEIAHQVLFYPITGDVTETEAYEENGEGYFLERDGMAWFEDCYFDREVDKGNVYARPRLAADLSRLPPATVVTAGFDPLRDDGAAYAERLEAAGVPVSHHHYEDMIHGFVSMVEGSVDLTRAHEAYDAVADDLEAALE from the coding sequence ATGCCACCGTCACGCGCACCCGAACCCCACCCGGAGGTCGAACCGCTCCTCGAGTTGCTCGACTCGCCGGACGCGCCCGATCTGCACGAACTGCCGGTCGAGGAGGCGCGCGAACTCCTCGAGGGAATGTTCGCCGCCGAGGGCGACCCGATCGCCGTCGAGTCGGTCGAAGACCGAACGATCGACGGCCCGGGCGGGGACCTCCCGGTCCGCATCTACCAGCCCGCGGGCGAGACCCCGCGGCCGACGATCCTCTTTTTCCACGGGGGCGGCTTCGTCCTCGGGAGCGTCGACGCCTACGACAAGACGTGTCGGAAACTCGCCGCCGAGACCGGCTACACCGTCGCCAGCCTCGAGTACCGGTTGGCGCCCGAGCACCCGTTCCCGGCCGCTCTCGAGGACTGTTACGCCGCGCTGGAGTGGGCCGCCGACGAAATCGAGACGCTGGGCGGCGACCGCGGTCGCATCGTCCTCGCGGGCGACAGCGCCGGCGGCAACCTCGCGGCGGCGACGGCCCTGCGCTCGCGGGACCGTGGCGGCCCCGAAATCGCCCACCAGGTACTGTTCTACCCCATCACCGGCGACGTCACCGAGACCGAGGCCTACGAGGAGAACGGCGAGGGCTACTTCCTCGAGCGGGACGGGATGGCGTGGTTCGAGGACTGTTACTTCGATCGCGAGGTAGACAAAGGGAACGTCTACGCCCGCCCGCGACTGGCGGCCGACCTCTCGAGGCTGCCGCCCGCGACGGTCGTCACCGCCGGCTTCGACCCGCTGCGGGACGACGGCGCGGCCTACGCCGAGCGCCTCGAGGCCGCCGGCGTCCCGGTCTCGCACCACCACTACGAGGACATGATCCACGGCTTCGTCAGCATGGTCGAGGGCTCGGTCGACCTCACGCGCGCCCACGAGGCCTACGACGCGGTGGCCGACGACCTCGAGGCCGCCCTCGAGTAA
- the pyrE gene encoding orotate phosphoribosyltransferase, whose translation MTNEALIAALREAEAVKFGEFELSHGGTSEYYVDKYLFETDPDCLEAIAAAFAERLEADDKLGGVALGGVPLAAATSVAAGVPYVIARKQRKEYGTGNLIEGRLEEGEEVVVVEDIVTTGTSLVEAVEALREAGATVDRALVVVDREEGGRENVEDAGVEMEALVTASELLADRD comes from the coding sequence ATGACGAACGAGGCACTCATCGCAGCCCTGCGCGAGGCGGAGGCCGTCAAGTTCGGCGAGTTCGAACTCTCCCACGGCGGTACCAGCGAGTACTACGTCGACAAGTACCTCTTCGAGACCGACCCGGACTGTCTCGAGGCCATCGCCGCGGCCTTCGCCGAGCGACTCGAGGCCGACGACAAACTCGGCGGCGTCGCCCTCGGCGGCGTTCCCCTCGCGGCGGCCACCAGCGTCGCCGCCGGCGTTCCCTACGTCATCGCGCGCAAGCAGCGCAAGGAGTACGGCACCGGGAACCTGATCGAGGGCCGCCTCGAGGAGGGCGAGGAGGTCGTCGTCGTCGAGGACATCGTGACGACGGGGACGAGCCTCGTCGAGGCCGTCGAGGCGCTCCGGGAAGCGGGCGCGACCGTCGATCGCGCGCTGGTCGTCGTCGACCGCGAGGAGGGCGGCCGCGAGAACGTCGAGGACGCCGGCGTGGAGATGGAGGCGCTGGTGACCGCGAGCGAGTTGTTAGCGGACCGGGACTGA
- a CDS encoding class II aldolase/adducin family protein, protein MILESERRAVVDHAPDLAALTPGRTGNLSVRDGNTGDAFAVTPTGVPYDSFDAADVPVVGVDGDQRGGEMAPSSEVPMHAAIYRREDVGAIVHTHSPWSTAMAVAHEPLPPIHYMIVAVGKSVPVAEYAPYGTDELAANIVSAMDDADATATFIENHGLVVTASDIETALENTHHVESLARLYLQTRAAGLEPETLSDAQLETVLEKFESYGQ, encoded by the coding sequence GTGATCCTCGAGTCCGAGCGGAGAGCGGTGGTCGATCACGCGCCGGACCTCGCCGCGCTGACGCCCGGCCGGACGGGTAATCTGAGCGTCCGCGATGGCAACACCGGCGACGCGTTCGCGGTGACGCCGACCGGCGTCCCCTACGACAGCTTCGACGCCGCGGACGTGCCGGTCGTCGGCGTCGACGGCGACCAGCGCGGCGGCGAGATGGCCCCGAGCAGCGAGGTGCCGATGCACGCCGCGATCTACCGGCGCGAGGACGTCGGCGCCATCGTCCACACTCACTCCCCGTGGTCGACGGCGATGGCGGTCGCTCACGAGCCGCTGCCGCCGATCCACTACATGATCGTCGCCGTCGGCAAGTCGGTCCCGGTCGCCGAGTACGCCCCCTACGGCACCGACGAACTGGCTGCGAACATCGTCTCGGCGATGGACGACGCCGACGCGACGGCGACGTTCATCGAGAACCACGGACTCGTGGTTACGGCGTCGGACATAGAGACCGCCCTCGAGAACACCCACCACGTCGAGAGCCTCGCGCGCCTGTACCTGCAGACGCGGGCAGCCGGGCTCGAGCCCGAGACGCTGTCGGACGCGCAGTTGGAGACGGTCCTCGAGAAGTTCGAGTCCTACGGGCAGTAA
- a CDS encoding HAD family hydrolase — MTVTAVLFDLDDTLYPYAPCKEAGLEAARTVALDLGYEFDREGFDAFYRSGRREAKRELAGTAATHERFIYFKRALEERTGEPRAGDALALGEAFWEAYLDEMELFPGVRETLETLRENGVAVGIVTNLTTRIQLEKVDRLGLEEHIDLLLTSEETGREKPGSVMFSLALSRLESRPSEAVMVGDNIETDVVGANAVGLETVLWNADVDPADEPLAGRRRPDHRIDSFGDLTEEVL, encoded by the coding sequence ATGACCGTCACTGCCGTGCTCTTCGACCTCGACGACACGCTGTATCCCTATGCCCCGTGCAAGGAAGCGGGGCTCGAGGCGGCTCGAACCGTCGCGCTCGACCTCGGCTACGAGTTCGATCGGGAGGGCTTCGACGCGTTCTACCGGTCGGGACGCCGGGAGGCCAAACGCGAACTCGCCGGGACGGCCGCGACCCACGAGCGGTTCATCTACTTCAAACGCGCGCTCGAGGAGCGGACCGGGGAACCCAGAGCCGGCGACGCGCTGGCGCTCGGCGAGGCGTTCTGGGAGGCCTACCTCGACGAGATGGAGCTCTTCCCGGGCGTCCGCGAGACCCTCGAGACGCTGCGCGAGAACGGCGTCGCGGTCGGTATCGTCACGAACCTCACGACGCGCATCCAACTGGAGAAGGTCGATCGACTCGGTCTCGAGGAGCACATCGATCTCCTGCTCACCTCCGAGGAAACCGGCCGGGAGAAGCCGGGCTCGGTCATGTTCTCGCTGGCCCTGTCGCGCCTCGAGTCCCGGCCGTCGGAGGCGGTGATGGTCGGCGACAATATCGAGACCGACGTCGTGGGCGCGAACGCGGTGGGCCTCGAGACGGTACTCTGGAACGCCGACGTCGACCCGGCGGACGAACCGCTCGCGGGCCGTCGACGCCCCGACCACAGGATAGATTCCTTCGGGGATCTAACGGAGGAGGTACTGTGA
- the thrS gene encoding threonine--tRNA ligase — protein MSEPDSQSQEQIAVVLPDGSELEVDADATVEDCAYEIGPGLGRDTVAGKLDGDLVAKEAPVYDGVDLEIVTDQSDEYLDVMRHSASHCLAQAVERLYDEDEVKLAIGPPTDEGFYYDFDNLDIDEEDLADLEEEIEEIVAEDYEIEREDVSIEEAEKRLADEPYKLELLEEFADENDTVSFYKQGEWEDLCAGPHVDSTGEIGVVKLLEIAGAYWRGDEENPMQTRIYGTAFENESDLEAFLERKEAAEERDHRKIGNEMNLFSIQDVTGPGLPLYHPPGKTVLKELEDFVENLNEDAGYDYVETPHVFKTDLWHRSGHYENYADDMFIFDVGDDEFGLKPMNCPGHAAIFQDQSWSYRDLPIRYAENGKVYRKEQRGELSGLSRVWAFTIDDGHLFIRPDQIEREVEGIMDMITDVLDTFDLEYEMALATRPEKSVGSDEIWEEAEEQLENVLEKRNLDYDLEEGDGAFYGPKIDFAFEDAIGRSWDGPTVQLDFNMPERFDLSYVGEDNDEHRPVMIHRALYGSYERFFMMLIEHYEGRFPLWLAPEQVRVLPISDDNLGYAHRVANEFDAFRVEVDGRDSTLERKIRAAHDDRVPYQIIVGDDEEEDGNISVRDRFEDQEYDVEIDAFRSHLEREVEEQRTQPDFLQD, from the coding sequence ATGTCAGAACCAGATTCCCAGTCACAGGAACAGATAGCGGTCGTACTGCCCGACGGCTCCGAACTCGAGGTCGACGCGGACGCGACGGTCGAGGACTGCGCCTACGAGATCGGCCCCGGCCTCGGCCGCGACACGGTCGCCGGCAAACTCGACGGCGACCTCGTCGCCAAGGAGGCGCCCGTCTACGACGGCGTCGACCTCGAGATCGTCACGGACCAGTCCGACGAGTACCTCGACGTCATGCGCCACTCCGCGTCGCACTGCCTCGCACAGGCGGTCGAACGACTGTACGACGAGGACGAGGTCAAACTCGCGATCGGCCCGCCGACGGACGAGGGCTTCTACTACGACTTCGACAATCTCGACATCGACGAGGAGGACCTCGCGGATCTCGAGGAGGAGATCGAAGAGATCGTCGCCGAGGACTACGAGATCGAGCGCGAGGACGTCTCGATCGAGGAGGCCGAGAAGCGGCTGGCGGACGAACCCTACAAGCTCGAACTGCTCGAGGAGTTCGCCGACGAGAACGACACCGTGAGCTTCTACAAACAGGGTGAGTGGGAGGACCTCTGTGCCGGCCCCCACGTCGACTCGACGGGCGAGATCGGCGTCGTCAAACTCCTCGAGATCGCGGGCGCCTACTGGCGCGGCGACGAGGAGAACCCGATGCAGACGCGCATCTACGGCACGGCCTTCGAGAACGAGAGCGACCTCGAGGCGTTCCTCGAGCGCAAGGAGGCGGCCGAGGAGCGCGACCACCGGAAGATCGGCAACGAGATGAACCTGTTCTCGATTCAGGACGTCACCGGCCCCGGACTGCCGCTGTATCACCCGCCGGGCAAGACCGTCCTGAAGGAACTCGAGGACTTCGTCGAGAACCTGAACGAGGACGCGGGCTACGACTACGTCGAGACGCCCCACGTCTTCAAGACGGACCTCTGGCACCGCTCGGGCCACTACGAGAACTACGCCGACGACATGTTCATCTTCGACGTCGGCGACGACGAGTTCGGCCTGAAGCCGATGAACTGCCCCGGCCACGCCGCCATCTTCCAGGATCAGTCCTGGAGCTACCGCGACCTCCCGATCCGCTACGCGGAGAACGGGAAGGTCTACCGGAAGGAACAGCGCGGCGAACTCTCGGGGCTCTCGCGGGTCTGGGCCTTCACGATCGACGACGGCCACCTGTTCATCCGCCCCGATCAGATCGAGCGCGAGGTCGAAGGGATCATGGACATGATCACGGACGTCCTCGACACGTTCGACCTCGAGTACGAGATGGCCCTCGCGACGCGCCCGGAGAAGTCGGTCGGTAGCGACGAGATCTGGGAAGAGGCGGAGGAGCAACTCGAGAACGTCCTCGAGAAGCGAAACCTCGACTACGACCTCGAGGAGGGCGACGGCGCCTTCTACGGCCCGAAGATCGACTTCGCGTTCGAGGACGCCATCGGCCGCTCGTGGGACGGCCCCACGGTCCAGCTCGACTTCAACATGCCCGAGCGCTTCGACCTCTCCTACGTGGGCGAGGACAACGACGAACACCGCCCCGTCATGATCCACCGCGCGCTGTACGGCAGCTACGAGCGGTTCTTCATGATGCTCATCGAGCACTACGAGGGCCGGTTCCCGCTGTGGCTCGCGCCCGAGCAGGTCCGCGTGCTCCCCATCTCCGACGACAATCTCGGCTACGCCCACCGCGTCGCCAACGAGTTCGACGCGTTCCGCGTCGAGGTCGACGGCCGCGACAGCACGCTCGAGCGGAAGATCCGCGCGGCCCACGACGACCGCGTCCCCTACCAGATCATCGTCGGCGACGACGAGGAGGAAGACGGCAACATCTCGGTCCGCGACCGCTTCGAGGACCAGGAGTACGACGTCGAGATCGACGCGTTCCGAAGCCATCTCGAGCGCGAGGTCGAGGAGCAGCGAACGCAACCGGACTTCCTTCAGGACTGA